In one window of Methanoculleus chikugoensis DNA:
- a CDS encoding alpha/beta hydrolase, translating into MITVPLGGEPLIIRGERSFLLVAKAGSRFTLFIEAPDDEYCQAVDPDDLVAVSMPEGGPIEQAHLMLELVRRYHIPLVVLPKGHPGSKRLSMVVSVAPAILLACDIRRGTHPEQHLLCSSAEFSGLSLAGVPGGLAIGNLPPGAKVKHLNAEKSSADKQQ; encoded by the coding sequence GTGATCACCGTCCCCCTCGGCGGCGAACCTCTCATCATCCGGGGAGAACGCTCTTTTCTGCTTGTGGCGAAAGCCGGCTCACGGTTTACGCTCTTCATCGAGGCCCCGGACGACGAATACTGTCAGGCGGTCGACCCCGACGATCTGGTCGCGGTCTCCATGCCGGAAGGCGGGCCCATCGAGCAGGCACACCTGATGCTCGAGCTTGTCCGGCGCTACCACATACCGCTTGTTGTCCTTCCTAAAGGTCATCCGGGTTCGAAGCGGCTCTCGATGGTCGTTTCTGTCGCCCCGGCGATCCTTTTAGCCTGCGATATTCGGCGCGGAACCCACCCCGAGCAGCACCTGCTCTGCTCGTCGGCGGAGTTCTCCGGGCTCTCGCTTGCCGGGGTTCCCGGGGGTCTCGCGATTGGAAACCTGCCTCCCGGGGCTAAGGTGAAGCATCTGAATGCGGAAAAATCCTCAGCGGACAAACAACAATAA
- a CDS encoding V-type ATPase subunit subunit G family protein — protein sequence MKIDVLKSIRETEEEYQAMIRDAQAERKKSLSDAELEAENLVRKAQNDAGEYRNQRLAEARVQAQNRYAEIIKEGEARAEALKATGNKNLAEAVDFIVTRFKEQLHVKA from the coding sequence ATGAAGATCGATGTCCTGAAAAGCATCAGGGAGACTGAAGAAGAGTATCAGGCGATGATCCGTGATGCGCAGGCGGAGAGGAAGAAAAGCCTCTCGGATGCCGAGCTGGAGGCTGAAAACCTGGTCCGGAAGGCACAGAACGATGCCGGAGAGTACAGGAATCAGCGTCTTGCCGAGGCGCGGGTCCAGGCGCAGAACAGGTATGCAGAGATTATTAAGGAGGGTGAAGCGCGCGCAGAGGCGCTGAAAGCAACAGGGAACAAGAACCTTGCAGAAGCTGTAGACTTTATTGTTACGCGATTTAAGGAGCAGCTGCATGTTAAGGCCTGA
- a CDS encoding V-type ATP synthase subunit I, with translation MLRPERMRRLLIAAPKGEIDTVIRELYRHNVYHIEDFVPESEAPEALSIGHPLPGASDAASALIKVRAIENACGIDPDSVEVRAKIPASKVRAMIQTDLPAVQKEAEGLVATRSHLEARQKEHEQRARELEPFAAIPLDLELYRGYMRFTVFTGHIAHDVDLDVPHEKYFSDTVAGNMIVVVVQNEHREEVERKLLDAGFQAIPVPDETGAPADCLKVHVDEAQKIGDEIAAINEKIAGVRERHTDFLVACDELLTADVERAEAPLRFATTEETFITEGWVPDDRADRIREALEKATNGRIYIEELEVEDDAKVPVEYENPSFATPTQVLMDIYARPRYSELDPTLMVAIVFPIFFGLILGDVGYGAILLALSLGLRKIVKGDEGRMLLKVLSYASISSIIFGILYSEIFGSSLPWPALIFSRHLNIGGAAGGHGPQVAELMIVAIWIGILHITLGRILGMVNARRIYHGKHATKAAIANAGWLGTMWGILIMIWAFYAIPMMPDLTGLPVAVMGLNAAAVAGAVLLVAGILGIAQENPLEVVELPTIISHVLSYARLVAVGLSSVAIAMVVNFIAIGMMIQPQLEAITPVGVIIVIFGILVLLVGHVLNTALGLLGGGLHSIRLHYVEFFTKFYKGGGRKYNPFGMKSKFTEE, from the coding sequence ATGTTAAGGCCTGAACGGATGCGCCGGCTGCTCATCGCGGCCCCGAAGGGTGAGATTGATACCGTCATCAGGGAACTCTACCGGCACAACGTCTATCACATCGAGGACTTCGTGCCGGAGAGCGAGGCACCTGAGGCGTTATCCATCGGCCACCCGCTCCCGGGAGCGAGCGATGCGGCTTCGGCGCTCATCAAGGTCAGGGCAATCGAGAACGCGTGCGGGATAGACCCGGACAGCGTAGAAGTCAGGGCGAAGATCCCTGCATCAAAGGTCAGGGCGATGATCCAGACGGATCTTCCCGCCGTCCAGAAGGAGGCGGAAGGTCTCGTCGCAACACGATCACACCTGGAGGCGCGGCAGAAGGAGCACGAGCAGCGTGCGCGCGAACTGGAACCGTTTGCCGCGATCCCCCTGGACCTGGAACTCTACCGCGGGTATATGCGGTTTACCGTCTTTACCGGGCACATCGCGCACGACGTCGATCTCGACGTCCCCCATGAGAAATATTTTTCCGACACGGTGGCCGGCAACATGATCGTCGTCGTGGTGCAGAACGAGCACCGCGAAGAGGTCGAGCGGAAGCTTCTCGACGCCGGGTTCCAGGCGATCCCCGTCCCGGATGAGACCGGGGCTCCGGCCGACTGCCTGAAGGTTCACGTCGATGAGGCCCAGAAGATCGGTGACGAGATCGCCGCGATTAACGAGAAGATTGCAGGAGTTCGGGAGAGGCATACCGACTTCCTGGTAGCATGCGACGAACTACTCACGGCTGACGTAGAGCGGGCGGAAGCCCCGTTGCGGTTTGCTACCACGGAGGAGACCTTCATCACCGAAGGCTGGGTGCCCGACGACCGGGCGGACAGGATCCGGGAAGCACTGGAGAAGGCGACCAACGGCAGGATCTACATCGAGGAACTGGAAGTCGAGGACGACGCGAAGGTTCCGGTGGAGTACGAGAACCCGTCGTTCGCCACACCGACCCAGGTGCTCATGGACATCTACGCGCGGCCGCGGTACTCCGAGCTCGACCCGACGCTGATGGTAGCCATTGTGTTTCCCATCTTCTTCGGGCTGATCCTCGGCGACGTGGGATACGGGGCAATCCTGCTTGCCCTGAGTCTCGGGCTCCGGAAGATCGTGAAAGGCGACGAAGGAAGGATGCTTCTCAAGGTGCTCAGTTACGCAAGCATATCGAGCATCATCTTCGGGATTCTCTACAGCGAGATCTTCGGGTCCTCGCTCCCGTGGCCGGCGCTGATCTTCTCCCGGCACCTCAACATCGGAGGAGCCGCGGGCGGTCACGGCCCCCAGGTAGCCGAACTCATGATCGTCGCTATCTGGATCGGTATCCTGCACATCACGCTCGGGCGTATCCTCGGTATGGTCAACGCCCGGAGGATTTACCACGGAAAGCACGCGACAAAAGCGGCAATCGCCAACGCCGGGTGGCTCGGCACCATGTGGGGCATCCTCATCATGATCTGGGCGTTCTACGCCATCCCGATGATGCCCGACCTGACGGGTCTTCCCGTCGCCGTCATGGGGCTCAACGCCGCCGCCGTGGCGGGAGCCGTCCTTCTGGTGGCAGGCATCCTCGGGATCGCACAGGAGAACCCGCTCGAGGTCGTCGAACTTCCGACGATCATCAGTCACGTATTGTCCTACGCCCGTCTCGTGGCGGTGGGCTTATCCTCGGTCGCAATCGCGATGGTGGTCAACTTCATCGCGATTGGCATGATGATACAGCCCCAGCTTGAAGCGATCACCCCGGTCGGCGTGATCATCGTTATCTTCGGCATTCTCGTCCTCCTGGTGGGGCACGTGCTGAACACGGCACTCGGCCTCCTTGGCGGCGGTCTGCACTCGATTCGTCTTCACTATGTTGAGTTCTTCACCAAGTTCTACAAAGGTGGAGGCAGGAAGTACAACCCGTTTGGTATGAAATCAAAGTTTACGGAGGAATAA
- a CDS encoding ATPase produces the protein MADVVMTLEMVQASQLGMKALGAGLAVGLTGIGAGVAEMGIGSAAVGATAENRDMFGLALLLTVIPETIVIFGLVVALLLLF, from the coding sequence ATGGCAGATGTTGTTATGACTCTTGAAATGGTACAGGCATCGCAGTTGGGAATGAAAGCGCTCGGCGCAGGTCTTGCTGTCGGTCTCACCGGCATCGGTGCCGGTGTTGCAGAGATGGGGATCGGTTCCGCTGCGGTCGGAGCGACGGCAGAGAACCGCGATATGTTCGGTCTCGCGCTGCTCCTGACGGTCATTCCCGAAACCATTGTCATCTTCGGTCTTGTGGTTGCACTGCTGCTTCTGTTCTGA
- a CDS encoding V-type ATP synthase subunit E family protein has translation MGLEAVVNEIREKGRKEVEAVRAETRAEVEEILRDAQVRAAEIKLSAEEEAGRVAARTTNQEVSAANLVVKRQVLNAQKTLLDQVYSASLAAVGDLPAEFQEKALTDLLKRAAKEIKKGVVHVNERDVPVVEAIISRQKTLSGYTVGAPVEIPGGVIVESTDGELQIDYSYGTFLDEVWESGLKDASDILFA, from the coding sequence ATGGGACTCGAAGCAGTTGTGAACGAGATCCGGGAGAAAGGGCGAAAGGAGGTCGAGGCGGTCCGGGCGGAGACCCGGGCCGAAGTCGAGGAGATCCTCCGGGACGCACAGGTCCGCGCCGCCGAGATCAAACTCTCGGCCGAAGAGGAGGCGGGCCGGGTTGCCGCCCGCACCACCAACCAGGAAGTCTCCGCGGCGAACCTCGTCGTCAAACGACAGGTCCTGAACGCCCAGAAGACGCTCCTCGACCAGGTCTATTCGGCCTCGCTCGCTGCTGTCGGTGATCTCCCTGCGGAGTTCCAGGAGAAGGCGCTCACAGACCTGTTGAAGAGAGCGGCAAAGGAGATCAAGAAAGGTGTCGTGCACGTAAACGAGCGGGATGTCCCGGTCGTCGAGGCGATCATCTCCCGGCAAAAAACCCTCTCGGGCTACACCGTGGGCGCGCCCGTCGAGATCCCCGGCGGCGTCATCGTCGAGAGCACCGACGGCGAGCTGCAGATCGACTACAGCTACGGCACGTTCCTGGACGAGGTATGGGAATCCGGCCTGAAGGATGCGTCAGATATCCTGTTTGCATGA
- a CDS encoding V-type ATP synthase subunit C yields the protein MAGVSSGPATYIYACTRMRVRRSLLIPREDYLRMLNMSLPEITRFIGAEGGYGSEIDELGTSFSGINLVEVALSWNLAKEYQSILELVPGELKHFTASYLRRWDIQNVVTILRGKMQEMPAGKIKEVLVPAGRLDKVALDRLLTEESPERVVEALKDERFYPVLERELPRAMETGSFAHLENELYKGYYARLIADAGEGVKGGAIFLKYIELEIDTRNIQNLFRLRAGHVREDVRELMIPGGSFSVEELQRLSGIEDRDEFIDAVKRQVRAPPLLNVLEAIRGKTALHGIEVALTRVQLEQMERMSKRYPFSILPVLVYLEEKKYEVANLRALARGKEAGLPGERLQGYLVM from the coding sequence ATGGCAGGGGTAAGTAGCGGACCGGCAACCTACATCTACGCCTGCACCCGCATGCGGGTGCGGCGGTCGTTGCTGATACCGCGGGAAGATTATCTCCGGATGCTGAATATGAGCCTGCCTGAGATCACCCGGTTCATCGGCGCCGAGGGCGGTTACGGGTCCGAGATCGATGAACTCGGCACCTCCTTCTCCGGCATCAACCTCGTCGAGGTGGCGTTGAGCTGGAACCTCGCGAAGGAGTACCAGAGCATCCTGGAACTCGTGCCGGGTGAACTGAAGCACTTCACCGCGAGTTACCTGCGCCGGTGGGATATCCAGAACGTCGTCACCATCCTGCGCGGCAAGATGCAGGAGATGCCGGCGGGCAAGATCAAGGAGGTCCTGGTCCCGGCCGGCAGGCTCGACAAGGTCGCTCTCGACCGTCTCCTCACCGAGGAGTCGCCGGAACGGGTCGTCGAGGCGCTCAAGGACGAGCGGTTCTACCCCGTCCTCGAACGGGAACTCCCCCGTGCGATGGAGACCGGGTCGTTCGCCCACCTGGAGAACGAACTCTACAAGGGCTACTACGCGCGGCTCATCGCCGATGCCGGGGAAGGCGTCAAGGGCGGGGCCATCTTCCTGAAGTACATCGAGCTCGAGATCGATACCAGGAACATCCAGAACCTCTTCCGCCTCCGGGCCGGGCACGTCCGTGAGGACGTGCGGGAACTGATGATCCCCGGCGGCTCGTTCTCGGTGGAGGAACTGCAGCGGCTCTCGGGGATCGAGGACCGGGACGAGTTCATCGACGCCGTGAAGAGGCAGGTGAGGGCGCCCCCGCTCCTGAACGTGCTCGAGGCAATCCGGGGCAAAACCGCGCTCCACGGGATCGAGGTTGCGCTGACCCGGGTCCAGCTCGAGCAGATGGAGCGGATGTCGAAACGGTATCCGTTCTCGATCCTGCCCGTGCTCGTCTACCTGGAGGAGAAGAAGTACGAGGTCGCGAACCTTCGCGCCCTCGCCCGGGGCAAGGAGGCCGGCCTCCCTGGTGAGCGGTTACAGGGCTACCTGGTGATGTAA
- a CDS encoding V-type ATP synthase subunit F, whose amino-acid sequence MEIAVVGTGEFILGFRLAGVRKTYAAETGERLVEQINRVLQDRDVGILVLKGSDMERIPLRLRTTLENSVKPTVIAIGGEEGGLSMRERIKRSVGVDLWK is encoded by the coding sequence ATGGAGATCGCAGTTGTCGGTACCGGTGAATTCATCCTTGGTTTCAGGCTCGCGGGTGTCCGGAAGACGTACGCGGCCGAGACCGGCGAGCGGCTGGTCGAGCAGATCAACCGGGTGCTCCAGGACAGAGACGTCGGCATTCTCGTGCTGAAGGGCAGCGACATGGAGCGGATCCCCCTGCGGCTTCGCACCACCCTCGAGAACTCCGTCAAGCCGACGGTGATCGCGATCGGCGGAGAAGAGGGCGGCCTGTCGATGAGAGAGAGAATCAAGAGATCGGTGGGTGTTGATCTGTGGAAGTAA
- a CDS encoding ATP synthase subunit A, whose product MEKTNEKRAQGVLKRISGPVVTAVGLDAHMYDVVKVGNEELMGEVIKIQGENIIIQVYEDTAGIRPGEPVGNTGLSLAVELGPGLLTSIYDGIQRPLEVLVDKMGNFIERGVSAPGLSHEKKWEFVPTVKKGDEVKAGDIIGTVQETNIVHKVMVPPRSKGGKVKKISGGSFTVDETVCVLEDGTEIAMLQRWPVRVPRPVKEKLNPDVPLITGQRILDGLFPIAKGGTAAIPGPFGSGKTVTQQQLAKWSDAEIVVYIGCGERGNEMTEVLTEFPELEDPQTGKPLMERTVLIANTSNMPVAAREASVYTGITIAEYFRDMGYDVSLMADSTSRWAEAMREISSRLEEMPGEEGYPAYLAARLSEFYERAGRVTSLNGEGGSVSVIGAVSPPGGDFSEPVTQNTLRIVKVFWALDAKLSQRRHFPAINWLNSYSLYLDALSEWYDKEVSPEWNPLRAWAMGVLQKEAELQEIVQLVGSDALPDEEQVTIEVARMIREIFLQQNAYDAVDTFCPMSKQYDMMKAIKHYADLARTAQAGGATPQQVIGVKSKNELPQIKFIRDYEPELEKIMKQMEAEFDALRAV is encoded by the coding sequence ATGGAAAAAACAAACGAAAAAAGGGCTCAGGGAGTCCTGAAACGGATTTCAGGGCCGGTCGTCACTGCTGTCGGTCTCGACGCACACATGTACGACGTGGTGAAGGTCGGCAATGAAGAACTGATGGGGGAGGTCATCAAGATCCAGGGTGAGAACATCATCATCCAGGTCTACGAAGATACCGCCGGCATCAGACCCGGTGAGCCGGTGGGAAACACCGGTCTCTCGCTCGCTGTTGAACTCGGGCCCGGGCTGCTGACCAGTATCTACGACGGGATCCAGCGGCCGCTCGAGGTGCTCGTGGACAAGATGGGCAACTTCATCGAGCGCGGCGTCTCGGCACCCGGCCTCTCCCACGAGAAGAAGTGGGAGTTCGTGCCCACGGTGAAGAAGGGCGACGAAGTCAAGGCCGGCGATATCATCGGCACGGTCCAGGAGACGAACATCGTCCATAAGGTCATGGTCCCGCCCCGGTCGAAGGGCGGTAAGGTCAAGAAGATCTCGGGCGGCAGTTTCACGGTCGACGAGACCGTCTGCGTCCTCGAGGACGGCACCGAGATCGCGATGCTCCAGCGCTGGCCGGTCCGTGTGCCCCGTCCCGTGAAGGAGAAGTTGAACCCCGACGTCCCGCTGATCACCGGTCAGCGGATCCTGGACGGTCTCTTCCCCATCGCGAAGGGCGGAACGGCAGCCATTCCCGGCCCGTTCGGGAGCGGCAAGACGGTTACCCAGCAGCAGCTCGCGAAGTGGTCGGACGCCGAGATCGTCGTCTACATCGGCTGCGGGGAGCGCGGCAACGAGATGACCGAGGTTCTGACGGAGTTCCCGGAACTCGAGGACCCGCAGACCGGCAAGCCGCTGATGGAGCGGACGGTGCTGATCGCGAACACCTCGAACATGCCGGTTGCGGCCCGTGAAGCGTCCGTGTACACGGGGATCACGATCGCCGAGTACTTCCGCGACATGGGCTACGACGTCTCGCTGATGGCCGACTCCACCTCCCGGTGGGCGGAGGCGATGCGTGAGATCTCGAGCCGTCTTGAGGAGATGCCCGGTGAGGAAGGGTATCCCGCGTACCTTGCGGCACGCCTCTCGGAGTTCTACGAGCGTGCGGGCCGTGTCACCTCCCTGAACGGTGAGGGCGGGTCCGTCTCCGTCATCGGCGCGGTTTCGCCGCCCGGCGGCGACTTCTCCGAGCCGGTCACCCAGAACACCCTGCGTATCGTCAAGGTCTTCTGGGCGCTGGACGCGAAGCTCTCGCAGCGCCGGCACTTCCCGGCGATCAACTGGCTGAACTCTTACTCGCTCTACCTCGACGCGCTCAGCGAGTGGTACGACAAGGAGGTCTCGCCCGAGTGGAACCCGCTCCGGGCGTGGGCGATGGGCGTCCTCCAGAAGGAGGCCGAACTCCAGGAGATCGTCCAGCTGGTCGGTTCCGATGCCCTGCCCGACGAGGAGCAGGTCACCATCGAGGTTGCGAGGATGATCCGTGAGATCTTCCTGCAGCAGAACGCCTACGATGCGGTGGACACGTTCTGCCCGATGTCCAAGCAGTACGACATGATGAAGGCGATCAAGCACTACGCCGACCTCGCGCGTACCGCCCAGGCGGGCGGCGCGACCCCGCAGCAGGTCATCGGCGTGAAGAGCAAGAACGAGCTCCCCCAGATCAAGTTCATCAGGGACTACGAGCCCGAGCTTGAGAAGATCATGAAACAGATGGAAGCTGAATTCGACGCGCTGAGGGCGGTGTGA
- a CDS encoding ATP synthase subunit B: MKEYRTVAQIAGPLVFVEKTEPVGYSELVNIVTADGTVKRGQVLDTSDEIVVVQVFETTAGIGRDSGIRFTGETIKMPVGKDMLGRILSGGGKPIDGGPEIVPEKRLEITGAAINPYARSSPEDFIQTGISTIDGTNTLVRGQKLPIFSASGLPHNDVALQIARQAKVPGSTEEFAVVFAAMGITREEANYFMADFEKTGALERSVVFLNLADDPAVERTITPRLALTTAEYLAFDLGYHVLVILTDMTNYCEALRQIGAAREEVPGRRGYPGYMYTDLASIYERAGIIKGVKGSVTQIPILTMPGDDITHPIPDLTGYITEGQIVVNRDLHRKGIYPPINVLPSLSRLMNLGIGQGHTREDHKKVSDQLYAAYAEGNDLRGLVAIVGKDALSERDRMFLEFADLFEDRFVRQGLYEDRSIEETLDLGWELLATLPEEQLVRIDRELIQKYHPKYRKKAQG; encoded by the coding sequence ATGAAGGAGTACAGAACGGTTGCACAGATTGCGGGGCCGCTGGTATTCGTCGAGAAGACGGAGCCGGTCGGCTACAGCGAACTCGTCAACATCGTGACCGCCGACGGCACGGTCAAGCGCGGCCAGGTGCTGGATACGAGCGACGAGATCGTGGTCGTCCAGGTCTTCGAGACCACTGCCGGCATCGGCAGGGACTCGGGCATCCGGTTCACCGGCGAGACGATCAAGATGCCGGTCGGAAAGGACATGCTCGGCCGTATCCTCTCCGGCGGCGGCAAACCGATCGACGGCGGCCCGGAGATCGTGCCCGAAAAGAGGCTCGAGATCACCGGTGCGGCCATCAACCCCTACGCCCGGTCGTCGCCTGAGGATTTCATCCAGACAGGTATTTCGACGATCGACGGGACGAACACCCTCGTCCGCGGTCAGAAACTCCCGATCTTCTCGGCATCGGGTCTGCCCCACAACGACGTGGCGCTCCAGATCGCCCGGCAGGCGAAGGTGCCCGGCTCGACCGAAGAGTTCGCCGTGGTCTTTGCGGCGATGGGTATCACCCGGGAAGAGGCCAACTACTTCATGGCCGACTTCGAGAAGACCGGCGCTCTCGAGCGCTCGGTCGTCTTCCTGAACCTCGCGGACGACCCGGCCGTCGAGCGGACGATCACGCCGCGTCTCGCGCTCACGACCGCCGAGTACCTGGCGTTCGACCTCGGCTACCACGTGCTGGTCATCCTGACGGATATGACCAACTACTGCGAGGCGCTCCGTCAGATCGGCGCGGCCCGTGAGGAAGTGCCCGGCCGGCGCGGTTACCCGGGTTACATGTACACCGACCTTGCAAGCATCTACGAGCGTGCGGGTATCATCAAGGGCGTCAAGGGCTCGGTGACCCAGATCCCGATCCTGACGATGCCGGGCGACGATATCACTCACCCGATCCCTGACCTGACCGGCTACATCACCGAAGGCCAGATCGTGGTCAACCGTGATCTGCACCGGAAGGGTATCTACCCGCCGATCAACGTGCTGCCGTCGCTGTCGCGTCTGATGAACCTCGGTATCGGACAGGGGCACACCCGCGAAGACCACAAGAAGGTCTCGGACCAGCTCTACGCGGCGTACGCGGAGGGTAACGATCTCCGGGGCCTGGTCGCCATCGTCGGGAAAGACGCGCTCTCGGAGCGCGACCGGATGTTCCTTGAGTTCGCCGACCTCTTCGAGGACCGGTTCGTCAGGCAGGGCCTCTACGAAGACCGGTCGATCGAGGAGACGCTCGATCTCGGCTGGGAACTCCTTGCGACGCTGCCCGAAGAGCAGCTCGTCCGTATCGACCGCGAACTGATCCAGAAGTACCACCCGAAGTACCGGAAGAAGGCACAGGGGTAA
- a CDS encoding V-type ATP synthase subunit D, producing MALRDIKPTRSELINVKRRIKLSERGYNILKMKRDGLILEFFKVLQQAKDSRGALLERYEHAMEMIALAETVEGAIGVKAAAFSAAESPAISLKSKNIMGVVVPEIQASSVRKGVLDRGYGMLGTSAVIDETAEAFEDLLEAIIEAAEIETTMKRLLDEIESTKRRVNALEFKVIPELSEARDFIKMRLDEMEREELFRLKKIKARSA from the coding sequence ATGGCGCTGCGAGATATCAAGCCGACCCGATCTGAGCTGATCAACGTCAAGCGACGGATCAAACTCTCGGAGCGCGGCTATAACATCCTCAAGATGAAGCGCGATGGGCTGATCCTGGAGTTCTTCAAGGTGCTGCAACAGGCGAAAGACAGCCGCGGCGCTCTCCTGGAGCGTTACGAGCATGCAATGGAGATGATCGCCCTTGCGGAGACCGTCGAGGGCGCGATCGGGGTGAAGGCCGCCGCCTTCTCGGCAGCGGAAAGCCCCGCCATCTCCCTTAAAAGCAAGAACATCATGGGTGTCGTCGTCCCGGAGATCCAGGCGTCGTCCGTCAGGAAGGGCGTGCTCGACCGCGGCTACGGGATGCTCGGCACCTCCGCCGTCATCGACGAGACCGCGGAGGCGTTCGAGGATCTGCTCGAGGCGATCATCGAGGCCGCCGAGATCGAGACGACGATGAAGCGGCTGCTCGACGAGATCGAGAGCACCAAGCGGCGCGTGAACGCGCTCGAGTTCAAGGTGATCCCCGAACTCTCCGAGGCCCGGGACTTCATCAAGATGCGGCTCGACGAGATGGAACGTGAGGAGCTCTTCCGCCTGAAAAAGATTAAGGCACGGAGTGCCTGA
- a CDS encoding phosphoglycerate kinase, which produces MEIGTLADTGKLTGTVMLRVDFNSPIDPSSNQILDDKRFREHLPTVQALEDARLVVLTHQSRPGKKDFTTLEAHAAKLERLLGRPVTYVEDIFGRCARDAIRSAKRGDVLMLENLRFAAEENLTLKPEEAKKTLLVRRLASMADVYVNDAFGTAHRSQPSIVGLPLVLPSVAGLLMEKEVANLSRVFSGAPRPVTFVLGGTKVDDSIAVAENVLARGTADRVIVVGVVGNVFLLAAGHDIGRPSARLIDDLGYRAEIDKAKDLLESYRDRLSLPHSVAVREDGERVEYPLDAVPEEAQVLDIGSDSIGSLTRTISDSGTVVVNGPAGLFEEEQFAVGTFELLRAASTVEFSVVGGGHSGAAIERLGLESEFTHISTGGGAAIEFLTGKKMPAIEALEMSRKIFG; this is translated from the coding sequence GTGGAGATCGGTACGCTCGCAGATACTGGGAAGTTGACGGGAACGGTGATGTTGCGGGTTGATTTCAACTCGCCCATCGATCCCTCCTCGAACCAGATCCTGGACGACAAACGGTTTCGGGAACACCTGCCGACGGTACAGGCGCTCGAGGACGCGCGGCTTGTCGTCCTCACCCACCAGAGCAGGCCCGGCAAGAAGGATTTCACGACGCTTGAGGCGCATGCGGCGAAACTGGAGCGGCTGCTCGGCCGCCCGGTGACGTATGTGGAGGACATCTTCGGGCGGTGCGCCCGGGATGCAATCCGGAGCGCGAAGCGCGGGGATGTCCTGATGCTCGAGAACCTTCGGTTTGCCGCCGAGGAGAACCTGACCCTGAAGCCCGAGGAGGCGAAGAAGACCCTCCTCGTCCGGCGGCTGGCATCGATGGCCGATGTGTACGTCAACGATGCGTTCGGCACGGCGCACCGGTCGCAGCCGTCGATCGTGGGGCTGCCGCTCGTGCTCCCGTCGGTGGCCGGTCTCCTGATGGAGAAGGAGGTCGCGAACCTCTCCCGGGTATTTTCCGGCGCCCCGCGTCCCGTCACCTTCGTGCTCGGCGGGACGAAGGTGGACGACTCGATAGCGGTCGCAGAGAACGTCCTCGCGCGAGGAACGGCCGACCGGGTGATCGTCGTCGGCGTGGTGGGAAACGTCTTTTTGCTTGCGGCGGGCCACGATATCGGGCGCCCGTCGGCCCGGCTGATCGACGACCTCGGCTACCGGGCTGAGATCGATAAGGCGAAAGACCTCCTCGAGTCCTACCGCGACCGGCTCTCTCTGCCGCACTCGGTCGCCGTCCGCGAAGACGGCGAGCGGGTCGAGTACCCCCTGGACGCCGTCCCGGAGGAGGCCCAGGTGCTCGACATCGGGAGCGACTCGATCGGGAGCCTCACCAGGACGATCTCGGACTCGGGAACGGTCGTGGTGAACGGACCGGCGGGCCTCTTCGAGGAGGAGCAGTTCGCCGTCGGCACCTTCGAGCTCCTGAGGGCGGCGTCGACCGTGGAGTTCTCGGTGGTGGGCGGCGGGCATTCCGGCGCGGCCATCGAGCGGCTCGGCCTCGAGAGCGAGTTTACGCACATCTCCACCGGCGGAGGGGCGGCGATCGAGTTCCTGACCGGGAAGAAGATGCCGGCCATCGAGGCGCTGGAGATGTCCCGGAAGATCTTCGGCTGA